The Trichomycterus rosablanca isolate fTriRos1 chromosome 13, fTriRos1.hap1, whole genome shotgun sequence sequence TTTTAAGAAGAAACTGGATTAAACTGGATTAAAGTGTTAATGTAAGTATGTGtaaactggactgaacaatCAAGACCACACCAGAGAACCAACACATTTAGTTCAGCCAGGTTTGTACCAGAGGATTACTGATATAAAAACAGCTGATTAATGTGAAATGATCGAAGGGACATAAAACTGAATATTAggaggtgtatgtaaacttttgaccctgTGAATACTGTCAGAAACACAGAATAAACAGATTAACGAAGTTCATGAAAGTTATTTAGACAAATTAGTATGTCAGAAAAACATGTACTATCTGAAGACTGAGgcgtgtatgtaaacttctgaccttTAGTTGGTGTAAACTTTGAAACGGCCAGCGTGGAAGAAAATGATCAAACACGTGAGGCTCAAAACCAGAGAGGAGTTACATAACGAGGTTTATCCAGCGGTTGATAAGGGTTTAatacacacgcgcacacacacacacacacacacacacacacacacacacacacacacacacacacacacacacacacacacacacacacacacacgtcagaccTGATGGACTGAAGCAGCAGGAGGGTTTCTATACTGATAGTGAAACTGTGAGATTAGATCAGATGTGGGTGAGGAATCATTCAGCTCCTGTAAAGAAAATACACCAGTAAATCACCCACGGAGCGAGTACAACCTGTTTACCCCTCATTTTACATCACTTCCTGTCGTCTGTGTACATGACATCCTTCTGTACAGGAAGTGTGTGTGCTGTCTGTCTGAATTTAGCTGAACTCTGCAGGTTCATCAATCATCTCACCAcaatcaatattatatatatatatacagctacaggaagtgtgtgtgtgtgtgtgtgtatcagtgtgtgtgtatcagtgtgtgtgtgtgtgctaaaaCAGATTGATTAAAACCATTACTAACTGTAATGTATAAATAATCCTGAAGGTTCTGCAGCGTTTGTGTTTATATCTGGTTGATGTATTTGGTCGTAGAGCTTCGAGCCTGAGAACTGACCTCAGGAACTCGAACTGTCTGCGGCGGCGGTGGTTGTGGCGGTGTTGGTGGCGGTGTTGGTGGCGGTGTTGGTGGCGGTGTTGGTGGCGGTGTTGGTGGCGGTGTTGGTGGCGGTGTTGGGTTAAtgtaataacatttacactcacgacatttatcagacgcttttatccaaagtgacctgcAGTCCTGTGAGAGTAcgctgtctgagcaattgatggttaagggtcttgctcaagggcccaacagtggcagcctggcagaggtggggcttgaaccagcgaccttttgatcactagtccagccCGTTAACCTTTCGGCTACAGCTGCTCTGATAATGTGTCTGATAATCAGAGGAGCTTCATAACAGAGACGTTCAGCTGATCTCAGACTTTAACCTGAACAGTGGAGGCATTTCTCACACACtctgtatctgtgtgtctggtgtgtgtgtgtgtgagtgtgtgtgtgtgtgagtgtgtgtgtgagtgagtgtgtgtgtgtttactcacGTAGCTGTATAATCTGATTGGATGGCTGCAGGTTGATAACAGATCTGAGGTGTTTGATCTTTTCTGCTGTTGTGTTTGTTAGATTATTTGACTTTAATCATGTTTACCGCACATTTACACCACAAATACAACCGACACAATCGTACCGTCACAACCGCACCAACAACACCACACTTCACCAACACACTGACTCTGTACCATCACCACTGCACTGACAAAACTCCACCAACACAATCACATCACAAGTCCAACCGTACCGTCACAACCGCACAGACACAATCACAGCGACACCAGCACGCTACACCAACACAATCACAGCGACACACGTGCACCACACTGttacaacaaacaaacagcgaTTGTGCACCGTAGCAACCGTAAGTCACAATCACATCGATACCAACACACTacaccaacacaatcacaccaaCACAATCACATCGCACGACACAAGTGCACCACAGTCACAACCgcaccaacacaatcacaccaaCTCAACCACAGCACAATCACACCGTACAGACACAATTCGACACCACCACACTCCACCAACACACTGACTTCGTACCATCACCACTGCACCGGCACAACTccaccaacacaatcacacagcaCTGATACAACTaaaccaacacaatcacaccacAAATCCAACCATATTGACACAACCGGACCGCACTCCACCAACACAATCACTTCGTAGCATCCTAACCTAACACAACCACACCTAGCATACTCCACATCACAACCACACCGTACCTACAGCACTGCACCAACACAATCACTCTGTACCATCAACACTGGACCGACACACCACTCTCCACCCACACAATCACACCAACGCAACCACACCAACACCCCCACCCCATCACAATCACACTGACACCACCACACTACACCAGCACAATCGCTCAGACACAAGTGCAGCACACTGTCACAACCGCACCAACACAACCGCACCGCACCACACTGGAATGTGTTATTCAGTTTCTACCACATGGCAACAGTTACTCACTTTAGTTTGTTAAACATTTGGTAACTAGTTTGAACGTTTACTCAGTCGCCCCTCGATATCTGCTGCTTCCTCATTCATGGAtttgattgagtgtgtgtgtgtgtgtgtgtgtgtgtgtgtgcactaaaTAGTTTCagaaactacatttacatttccagcatttatcagacgcttttatccacagtGACTGACAGTGTGTATACATTGTgtatacagtgacagtatacagtctgagcaattgagggttaagggccttgctcaagggccccacagtgccaacctggcagaggtggggtttgaaccagcgaccttctgattactagtccaatacctcaaccgctaggctacaactgccctactagTAGCTAGTAACTACAGAGTAATTACTACTATTCAGTCCAGTAGGAGGTGATTTGGGATGCAGATGTTGTTTGATGTTCCTGCACGTGCACAGCTGTAAGAATCCAGTAGATGTTCAGGTTGGAGCCTCCAGGTTCTGAAATCAGACCCCGCCGGGGATCAGACGGTTCGATTGTTGTCCTGTGTGGAAACACAGCAGCGTTACGCTGAACTTTACTAATTTTTTATAGAATGAAATCTTTGTGTTTCCTCCTTCAGTGGTTGATCTGATGACCAGGATCTGGAGGAACCTCTGAAGATTCCTGTCCGGTTTCCTGTCCGGTGGTACTTTTCATGTGGAGGGGTAAAAACTTCACCATGAGCTCCAGTCTGAAACGCTGACACGCCCTGTTCTGACCCGGCTATGAAAGAGGTGGGGCGGTGGTCAGCGGCGGAGGTCTGTGATTGGCTGGCTGAGGAGGGGATGCTGGAATATTCCGAGGCGCTCGGGACGGTAGATGGTGCCGCACTGTTGAGACTTTCTGAATCAGATTTCCGAAACCCTCCTTTATCGCTGGTCTCCAGTGACGGCGGGCGTCGGCTTTTGGAGCGCCTGGAGACTCTGCGCATCACCAGTCACATGGATAACCATGGCAACCATCAGCACGCCAACGGGCACGTCGCAAACGGGAAGATCCACGACAGCGTGACGAAGAACGGACACTGTTCCGACATGATCCAGATCCACATCCCGCTGGCCTCCGAACACGGGTCCTTCCCCACAGAGTGGACTAAAACGGGCGTGGCCTTCCTGTACGCACTCTGCTGCTTTGTCATGACGTCGGTGATGATTTCCATCGTGCACGAGCGCGTGCCGGCGAAAGAGGAGTCTCCGCCCCTGCCCGATAAGTTCTTTGATGTGTTTGGGCGGGTGCAGTGGGCGTTCTCCATCTGTGAGATCAACGGCATGGTGCTGGTGGCCGTGTGGACCGTACAGTGGCTCCACCTCAAACACAGGTCAGTGAGTAACGCCAAACCTTAACACAGGTAGCTGTGAGACCACGCCcttagcaggtgaaaagaagtgatcggggggggggggggggctgctgGCTTCAACCCTCCTCAGTTGTGGGTGGCAGCAGTGGTGAGGGAGAGATCAGCTCCATTTGGACGCGACCTACTGAAACAAGGAAATTATTTTACTGCAAAttaaatttgataaataaaactaaatattttaaataaaagatttaaaaGTTTGTTCACTGTTCAGGAGCTGCTCACTGATTCACACCACTAACACTGTGAGCAGAGGAGGGGTGCACAAACTTATCTTCACCACCTGCATatgtacaataaataatattaaataatgtcattattaatgtgtaaaattaaacaatataaaataacaatattattaaagtgtaaaattaaatatcaaatattattaaaatgtcaaaaataaatattaaataatgatattattaaaatgtaaaattaaatatccaataatattattaaaatgtaaaattaaatatccaataatattattaaaatgtaaaattaaatattaaatagtattattaaaatattaaataatattattaaaattttaaatattaaataataatattaaaatgtaaaattaaatattaaataatattattcaaatgtaaaaaatttaatgttaatattattaaaatgtaaaattaaatattaaatagtattattaaaataaaataaaaaaaatgctaaataataatattattacaatgtaaaattaaatgctaaataataatataattaaaatgtaaaattaaatatccaataatattattaaaatgtaaaattaaatattaaataatattattaaaatattaaataatattattaaaattttaaatattaaataataatattattaaaatgtaaaattaaatattaaataatattattaaaatgtaaaaaatttaatgttaatattattaaaatgtaaaattaaataatattattcaaatgtaataaattaaatgttaaataatattattaaaatgtaaaattaaatatcaaataataatattattaaaatgtaaaattaaatgttaaataatattattaaaatgtaaaattaaatgttaatattattaaaatgtaaaattaaatattacatattattaaaatgtaaaattaaatattaaataaaaatattattaaaatgtaaaattaaatgttaaataataaattattaaaattgaaaattaaatatcaaataatattattaaaatgtaaaattaaataatattaaataataatattaatatgtaaaattaaatattaaataatattattaaaatgtaaaatttaataatTGCTTGATATTGTGATTGTGAGAAAGTTCTAATAATTAAAGTTTTAGTAACATCTCAGTACCTGAGAACCTCTAATACACAGACTAACAAGGACAgaaataactgtgtgtgtgggtttgtgtgtgtttgtgcaggtcTATTGTTGGCCGGCGTTTCTTCTTCATTGTTGGAACGCTTTACCTGTACAGGTGTGTAACCATGTACGTCACCACCTTACCTGTACCAGGCATGCACTTCAAATGTTCACctaaggtaacacacacacacacatcttctcTATAAACTGTGTGTACTGGCAGTGTCAGTGGGTTGGGTTTCCTGTTTAACAGGATGTTGATGTTCTCTGTGGGTGAGGATGGGCGCGTGCCACTCATTCTGGGTACTGTGTTATGGGTGCGGTATGTGGGCGTGGCACGTGTTCACCACCCTACACCTAAGCCTTGATACACACACTGTTCTGTTCTCAGGTGATGTCATAAAGGTTGCTAGGTAACATCACCCACTACCTGTTCAAGGGTCTCAGTGATTCACTCAAATGATTCACAAGTGAGTCGTGAGTGAATCATAAATGATTCTGCATTACTGAGTCGATTCATCGATCCGACAGAGCTCCTGATTTTAACCAAGAATTTATGGAGCTTTACATTTTAACAGTGGCTTCATTATTAATGTAAGGTGTATAAATACGTctcccctgtgtgtgtgtgtgtgtgtgtgtgtgtgtgtgtgtgtgtgtgtgttgtagttgTCGGGGAACTATGAAGCTCAGGTGGGGAGGGTGATGAAGATGATCTCTGGAGGCGGTTTGTCCATCACTGGAGCTCACAGTCTGTGTGGTGATTATCTGTACAGCGGCCACACCGTCATGCTCACGCTAACATACCTCTTCATCAAAGAgtgtgagtaacacacacacgtatacacacacacacatacatacatatatacaaatacacacacacacacacatctatacaaatacaaacacatatacacttatatacatacacacaaatacatgtttacaaatacacacacacacccacacaatcTAAATGATGCCACCTAGTGGACAAACCCAgtatttatttgactttaatctttttctttgttacaggaataaataaatctttataataaatctaataaatataaaatcacTGCAGTTACtttagtttttaataataatgttttatttcagaTTATTTTTGGACTTTATTTCTGTTGCTTTATTTGTACTTAATTTACTTTAGTTTGCTTGGATAGAACATATAGTACTGACTCTGTttttgcatatactgtatatatatatatatatatatatattaatgtatgtgtgtgtgtgtgtgtgtgtgtgtgtgtgtgtgtgtgtgtgtgtgtgcagattcaGTCAGCAGGTTCTGGTGGTACCACTGGTCGTGCTGGTGTTTGAGTGTTTCGGGGATCTTCTGTATCCTCTTGGCTCATGATCACTACACGGTGGACGTGGTGGTCGCCTACTTCATCACCACCCGCCTCTTCTGGTGGTACCACACCCTGGCCAATCAGCAGGTGAGTGTGAGGGGCACTAACAGCTCATCTGTCCactcagagtgtgtgtgtgtgtgtgtggggggtgtgtgtgtgtgtgtgtgtgtgtgttattaaaggTTCTTTTAGTGTGCTGATGTCTATTTGTCCACCACGCTTCACTATTTATTACAAACCGTTACtgctattgtttattattattattataacttttgCATTTCCAGACTTTGTACGATTTTACTGTTTttcctattattatttatatttcctACTTCTACTTCCTTTCCATTGATGTTTTCTTGTTTCACTTCATTTCctttgatgtttttctttgtttaattcCATTTCCTTTGATGTTTTCTCTCCTCAGTGTCTGAAGCAGGACTCTCAGATGAACATGTTCTCCCGTGTGTGGTGGTTCCGTCTCTTCTGCTACTTTGAGGAAAACGTCAAGGGCGTGGTCCCTCAGCACTATCGGGCCCTGTTGCCATGGCGGCAGCTGCTGTCCCTCCTCTCGCTGTGCCGGCCGTCGCCGGGTGGGTGGGTGAAGTACAGCCGTGTGGAGTCTCCGTGAGTGTCCCTCGACCCCGGGTGTGTGGGTTCAGCACTGTGATCCGTACAGCAGCAGGTTTCATCTCCTCTGAACGATGAAGTGACGGAGCCGCCGCCGCCCGTTCATCACGAACAAACAGTAAATGAAGTATTTAACGTTTCTGATCAAGAACAAACGTCCAGGTTCGTCCTCCTGCTCCTCTGGATCTGAGCGGCGCCGCGGACGGACGCTGATGTTTTACCTGAACGTTTTTATTCTCTCAGATGAGCGACGATCGTGAAGCCACGACGATTTTATacgtttgtgtttttgtgaacGCTGGAGCGTCTGACGTTCAGCGTCGTGCCTTCCTCCTCAGGGACAAAACAacggaaacacacacacacactcacacacacacacacacacacacactcactcactcacacacacacacacacacacacacacacacacacactcacacacacacacactcactcactcactcactcactcacacacacacacacactcacacacactcacagcgcTTCTGTCTGAACatgattattaattttaatgtaatt is a genomic window containing:
- the sgms1a gene encoding phosphatidylcholine:ceramide cholinephosphotransferase 1, translated to MKEVGRWSAAEVCDWLAEEGMLEYSEALGTVDGAALLRLSESDFRNPPLSLVSSDGGRRLLERLETLRITSHMDNHGNHQHANGHVANGKIHDSVTKNGHCSDMIQIHIPLASEHGSFPTEWTKTGVAFLYALCCFVMTSVMISIVHERVPAKEESPPLPDKFFDVFGRVQWAFSICEINGMVLVAVWTVQWLHLKHRSIVGRRFFFIVGTLYLYRCVTMYVTTLPVPGMHFKCSPKLSGNYEAQVGRVMKMISGGGLSITGAHSLCGDYLYSGHTVMLTLTYLFIKEYSVSRFWWYHWSCWCLSVSGIFCILLAHDHYTVDVVVAYFITTRLFWWYHTLANQQCLKQDSQMNMFSRVWWFRLFCYFEENVKGVVPQHYRALLPWRQLLSLLSLCRPSPGGWVKYSRVESP